In Streptomyces sp. NBC_01426, one genomic interval encodes:
- a CDS encoding AMP-dependent synthetase/ligase, with protein MSDTQTLIENRPPTVAALFLERVAATPNAEAYRYPVPAAGGSGGPDDWKSLSWGQAAERVFAIAAGLADLGLQSEDRVALASNTRVEWILADLGVMCAGAATTTIYPSTNGEESAFILADSESRVLIAEDAKQLAKARAHRADLPRLAHVVVLDAEDAVAHESDPEGWVLSLAELEARGKEYLAKHPEAIRERIAAITADQLATLIYTSGTTGRPKGVRLPHDNWSYMAKATVATGMINSDDVQYLWLPLAHVFGKVLTSGQIEVGHVTAIDGRIDKIIENLPIVQPTYMAAVPRIFEKVYNGAAGKARAAGGAKYKIFKWAAGVAREYAKVSQDNFRRTGNASVPLGLATRHKVADALVYSKLRDAFGGKLRAAISGSAALAPDIGYFFAGAGIHILEGYGLTESSAASFVNPGEAYRTGTVGKPLPGTEVRIADDGEILLRGPGIMQGYHGLPDKTAEVLEADGWLHTGDIGELSPDGFLRITDRKKDLIKTSGGKYVAPAEIEGRFKAICPYVSSIVVHGADRNFCSALIALDGPALLTWAADHGLEGKTYAEVVAAPETVRLVETYVQTLNEGLQRWQTIKQFRLLPRDLDVEHGDLTPSLKLKRPVVEREFKYLIDEMYAGANEA; from the coding sequence GTGAGCGACACACAGACCTTGATCGAGAACCGCCCGCCCACCGTGGCGGCCCTCTTCCTTGAGCGCGTCGCGGCCACGCCGAACGCCGAGGCCTACCGCTATCCGGTCCCCGCGGCCGGCGGCTCGGGGGGCCCCGACGACTGGAAGTCGCTCAGCTGGGGACAGGCGGCCGAGCGGGTGTTCGCCATCGCCGCCGGTCTCGCCGACCTCGGACTCCAGTCGGAGGACCGGGTCGCGCTCGCCTCCAACACCCGGGTCGAATGGATCCTGGCCGACCTCGGCGTGATGTGCGCCGGCGCCGCGACCACCACCATCTACCCGAGCACCAACGGCGAGGAGTCGGCGTTCATCCTGGCCGACTCCGAGAGCCGGGTGCTGATCGCCGAGGACGCCAAGCAGCTGGCCAAGGCCCGCGCGCACCGCGCCGACCTGCCCCGCCTCGCCCATGTGGTGGTGCTGGACGCGGAGGACGCCGTCGCGCACGAGAGCGACCCCGAGGGCTGGGTGCTCTCCCTCGCCGAGCTGGAGGCGCGCGGCAAGGAGTACCTCGCCAAGCACCCCGAGGCGATCAGGGAGCGGATCGCGGCGATCACCGCCGACCAGCTCGCCACCCTGATCTACACCTCCGGCACCACCGGCCGCCCCAAGGGCGTGCGACTGCCGCACGACAACTGGTCGTACATGGCCAAGGCCACCGTCGCGACCGGCATGATCAACTCGGACGACGTCCAGTACCTGTGGCTGCCGCTCGCGCACGTCTTCGGCAAGGTGCTGACCTCCGGACAGATCGAGGTCGGCCACGTCACCGCCATCGACGGCCGGATCGACAAGATCATCGAGAACCTGCCGATCGTGCAGCCGACCTACATGGCCGCCGTTCCGCGCATCTTCGAGAAGGTCTACAACGGCGCCGCCGGCAAGGCCCGTGCCGCCGGCGGGGCCAAGTACAAGATCTTCAAGTGGGCGGCCGGCGTCGCCCGCGAGTACGCCAAGGTCAGCCAGGACAACTTCCGGCGCACCGGCAACGCGTCCGTCCCCCTCGGCCTCGCCACCCGCCACAAGGTCGCCGACGCGCTCGTCTACTCCAAGCTCCGCGACGCCTTCGGCGGAAAGCTGCGCGCCGCGATCTCCGGCTCCGCGGCCCTCGCCCCCGACATCGGCTACTTCTTCGCCGGCGCCGGCATCCACATCCTGGAGGGCTACGGCCTCACGGAGTCCAGCGCGGCCTCCTTCGTCAACCCCGGCGAGGCCTACCGCACCGGCACCGTCGGCAAGCCGCTCCCCGGCACCGAGGTCCGCATCGCCGACGACGGCGAGATCCTGCTGCGCGGCCCCGGCATCATGCAGGGCTACCACGGGCTGCCCGACAAGACCGCCGAGGTGCTGGAGGCCGACGGCTGGCTGCACACCGGCGACATCGGCGAGCTCTCCCCGGACGGCTTCCTGCGCATCACCGACCGCAAGAAGGACCTGATCAAGACCTCGGGCGGCAAGTACGTCGCCCCGGCCGAGATCGAGGGCCGGTTCAAGGCGATCTGCCCGTACGTCTCCAGCATCGTGGTGCACGGCGCCGACCGGAACTTCTGCTCCGCGCTGATCGCCCTCGACGGGCCCGCCCTCCTGACCTGGGCGGCCGACCACGGCCTGGAGGGCAAGACGTACGCCGAGGTCGTGGCCGCGCCCGAGACGGTACGGCTCGTCGAGACCTACGTGCAGACCCTCAACGAGGGCCTCCAGCGCTGGCAGACGATCAAGCAGTTCCGGCTGCTGCCCCGTGACCTCGACGTCGAGCACGGCGACCTCACCCCGAGCCTCAAGCTCAAGAGGCCGGTCGTGGAGCGCGAGTTCAAGTACCTCATCGACGAGATGTACGCGGGCGCGAACGAGGCGTAG